One stretch of Nicotiana tabacum cultivar K326 chromosome 18, ASM71507v2, whole genome shotgun sequence DNA includes these proteins:
- the LOC107779159 gene encoding uncharacterized protein LOC107779159 — MEFECQRGTKIGLKDCSIDCVDYPCKGKADSSFIEPSKNRKSFAEKHKSLWRLDGKGGSLSLKREESLAVKEVLLDCRSITDLPPALISEILNCLEPKELGIVSCVNTSLYRLASEHHVWKEFYYERWGQPILLAPLGAEHADEKSWKELFVEREFRSKTFMGRYSMDTLHGHTEAVRTVVVLSSKKLVFTSGYDQIVRMWDLEEGLSIASSRPLGCTIRAVAADSRLLVAGGTDGFIHGWRAEDGNPHLFDLRSPQNQNMEFRVWKHEGPITCLALDLNKMYSGSWDMSIRVWDRSSLKCLEVLMHNDWVWSLAPHDTTVVSTAGSDLYVWDINSGSKLAIIKNAHAGNAFSLARSHTGKLLFSGGEDGAIHMFEIIGNVKFHVRRVATWIPHSGAVYSLAFEFPWLVSASSDGKLSLIDVRKLLRTKQSYVMEKIWKVDNCVKNVELPQRMLHGFGSNLFAVVVGPDRIVCAGEEGVVRIWNFSEALEIEQRVRALRGLRLENRMRRRKLQSVMTGKGSRADQCSVAAKKNQMNGDRNSWRNKRRLTGKEETGKKKRTQKSKFFIAMRFLKGRRWVLGSILYVGLVVMMDLCMGNEEMNNSSWWPTVTGMYIMGDSSVDCGDNTPFYPILHQNLSLHPCNGSDQTLLPQLLAKKMGLQYVKPFYSQNGSIEELLNGVNFGAAQATIMYPRSRSYQSLNQQLLQTFETIQLLQLQLGQETAKTLIESSLFYLSFGKDDLINYLVDDESATSPGYDGLNFTRILVDQMINVIENLYDANARKIVCMGILPLGCSPSVMSIRHNSTIGDKLGCENDVNLLVLEFNTKLEQKILDLNLKMRGAQVIFCDIYRAIMEFIFHPQAYGFEDARNACCGLGKYGGMKGCLSPDMACQRASNHVWWDLYNPTEAVNILLANSAWSGDPLSSICRPFTLKALGSSSY, encoded by the exons ATGGAATTTGAATGCCAAAGAGGTACTAAAATTGGTTTGAAAGATTGTTCTATAGATTGTGTAGACTACCCCTGCAAAGGAAAAGCTGATTCTAGTTTTATTGAACCTTCAAAGAACCGTAAGAGTTTCGCAGAGAAACATAAATCACTGTGGAGATTGGATGGGAAAGGTGGTAGTTTGAGTTTGAAACGCGAGGAGTCACTCGCTGTTAAGGAGGTTCTGCTTGATTGTCGGTCTATTACTGACCTTCCTCCGGCATTGATCTCAGAAATACTTAATTGCTTAGAACCGAAGGAACTTGGCATCGTTTCTTGTGTGAATACATCATTGTATCGTCTTGCTTCTGAGCACCATGTGTGGAAGGAGTTCTATTATGAGAGGTGGGGGCAGCCAATATTGCTGGCACCTTTGGGCGCAGAGCATGCGGATGAGAAGTCGTGGAAGGAGCTTTTCGTGGAGAGGGAATTCCGTAGTAAAACATTCATGGGACGCTATAGTATGGATACATTGCATGGTCATACTGAGGCTGTTAGAACGGTTGTTGTTTTATCTTCAAAGAAGCTTGTGTTTACTTCAGGGTATGATCAGATAGTAAGAATGTGGGACCTGGAAGAAGGTTTATCCATTGCATCATCTCGCCCTCTTGGCTGCACAATTCGTGCAGTTGCAGCTGATTCAAGGCTCTTAGTGGCAGGGGGTACAGATGGATTTATACATGGCTGGAGAGCAGAGGATGGAAATCCACATCTCTTTGATCTTCGATCACCTCAGAACCAGAACATGGAATTCAGAGTTTGGAAACATGAAGGCCCAATAACATGTCTTGCATTGGATTTAAATAAGATGTACAGTGGTTCATGGGACATGAGCATACGTGTTTGGGATCGATCTTCTTTGAAATGTTTGGAAGTTTTAATGCATAATGACTGGGTTTGGAGCCTTGCTCCCCATGATACAACAGTGGTGAGCACAGCAGGCTCGGATCTTTATGTTTGGGACATTAATAGTGGGTCAAAACTTGCTATCATCAAGAATGCCCATGCTGGTAATGCTTTTTCTTTAGCGCGAAGTCACACAGGGAAGCTCCTGTTCAGTGGAGGAGAAGATGGAGCTATACACATGTTCGAGATCATTGGAAATGTTAAGTTTCATGTCAGGCGTGTGGCGACATGGATTCCTCACTCTGGTGCTGTTTATTCTCTTGCTTTTGAGTTCCCTTGGCTTGTTTCAGCTTCTAGTGATGGAAAACTCTCACTTATTGACGTGAGAAAGCTGTTGAGGACAAAGCAGAGTTATGTGATGGAGAAGATTTGGAAGGTTGACAATTGCGTTAAAAATGTAGAGCTGCCCCAAAGAATGCTACATGGATTTGGGAGCAATCTGTTTGCTGTGGTTGTTGGTCCTGATCGTATTGTGTGTGCTGGAGAAGAAGGCGTTGTTAGGATCTGGAACTTCTCAGAAGCTTTGGAGATTGAGCAGAGAGTTCGAGCATTAAGAGGGCTAAGGTTAGAGAACAGAATGAGGAGGCGTAAACTTCAGTCTGTAATGACTGGTAAAGGTAGTCGCGCTGATCAGTGCTCAGTTGCTGCTAAGAAGAATCAAATGAATGGTGATAGGAACAGCTGGCGCAACAAGCGTAGGTTGACTGGAAAG GAAGAAACCGGGAAAAAGAAACGAACCCAGAAATCCAAATTTTTTATCGCAATGCGGTTCTTGAAAGGAAGAAGATGGGTTCTTGGATCAATTTTGTATGTGGGTTTGGTGGTAATGATGGATTTGTGCATGGGAAATGAGGAAATGAATAATAGTTCGTGGTGGCCAACAGTGACAGGGATGTACATAATGGGGGATTCATCTGTTGATTGTGGAGATAACACTCCTTTCTACCCCATTCTTCACCAAAATCTTTCTTTACACCCTTGTAATGGCTCTGATCAAACTCTCCTCCCTCAGCTTCTtg CTAAGAAGATGGGATTGCAATATGTTAAACCATTCTACAGCCAGAATGGATCGATTGAGGAACTTCTAAATGGAGTGAATTTTGGTGCTGCCCAAGCTACAATCATGTACCCTAGAAGTCGAAGTTATCAGTCGCTCAACCAACAACTACTCCAAACATTCGAGACCATCCAGTTACTGCAGCTTCAGCTTGGCCAAGAAACTGCCAAAACTCTAATTGAATCCTCCCTTTTCTACCTGTCCTTTGGAAAAGATGATTTGATTAACTACTTAGTTGATGATGAATCTGCAACAAGTCCTGGATATGACGGCTTAAATTTCACCCGTATTTTGGTTGACCAGATGATAAATGTCATTGAAAACCTTTATGATGCAAATGCCAGGAAGATTGTATGCATGGGCATACTGCCTTTGGGATGCTCACCGAGCGTAATGAGCATAAGGCACAATTCAACAATTGGCGATAAGCTGGGCTGTGAGAACGATGTCAACTTGCTAGTTTTGGAATTCAATACAAAGCTAGAGCAGAAGATTCTTGACCTTAACCTCAAAATGCGAGGTGCCCAAGTCATATTCTGTGATATCTATCGAGCAATAATGGAATTCATTTTTCATCCTCAAGCCTATG GGTTTGAGGATGCAAGGAATGCCTGTTGTGGGCTAGGCAAATATGGTGGGATGAAAGGCTGCCTGTCACCAGATATGGCATGCCAACGAGCTTCAAATCATGTATGGTGGGATTTATATAACCCTACTGAAGCTGTGAATATCTTGCTAGCTAACTCAGCATGGTCCGGCGATCCATTATCTTCCATCTGTCGTCCATTCACTCTTAAGGCATTAGGATCCTCTTCATACTAG